A region of Syngnathoides biaculeatus isolate LvHL_M chromosome 20, ASM1980259v1, whole genome shotgun sequence DNA encodes the following proteins:
- the LOC133493834 gene encoding uncharacterized protein LOC133493834 → MRLETRSVIVSFPEFGPNVVNPRPWTPLITILMTQNTIHQIDPLSPPWYESHLSRQDLWRRFKQHAELMFTGLLKNRGGEEKCSFLQLWIGEKRSDFSNRWTLTGDEDKLLKIVESVVKMCARRSGEYKEEIRGPKKEEKPKRQLLDAVFNLQPRIVLRRADVSENLHPEQQQSVSCHIKEEGEVVQHIKEEGEVVQHIKEEEEEFLHLKEEEQEEIIQVPSTGVHLKSEGEGHSEARQGAALPSKNSLSDGECHKRGLQKDGQDNDEEQSEGGLTCHNSNKTWKCSHCRKAFATMSNFKRHVKIHTGWSFSSND, encoded by the exons ATGCGGTTGGAGACTCGATCGGTTATCGTAAGTTttcctgaatttggaccgaatgttgtgaatcctcGACCCTGGACGCCCCTCATCACTATTTTGATGACCCAAAACACCATTCA TCAGATCGATCCACTGTCACCCCCATGGTACGAGTCACATTTGAGTCGACAAG atttgtggcggagattcaagcaacatgcTGAACTCATGTTCACGGGACTTCTTAAAAACAGAGGtggagaggaaaagtgcagtttcctccagCTGTGGATCGGCGAAAAAAGATCTGATTTCAGCAATAGGTGGACACTGACCGGGgacgaagataagttgctaaaaat CGTGGAAAgtgttgtgaaaatgtgtgcaagaaggTCTGGAGAGTACAAGGAAGAAATTCGTGGAccaaaaaaggaggagaagCCAAAGCGTCAACTTCTGGACGCAGTGTTCAATTTGCAGCCTCGGATTGTCCTACGCAGAGCAG ATGTCAGTGAAAATCTTCATCCAGAGCAACAGCAGTCAGTGTCatgtcacatcaaagaggaaggtGAAGTGGTTcaacacatcaaagaggaaggtGAAGTGGTTCaacacatcaaagaggaggaggaagagtttcTACActtgaaagaggaagagcaggaggaaatcatccaggttccatccactggtgtccatttgaagagtGAAGGTGAAGGTCACAGTGAAGCTAGACAAGGGGCAGCACTTCCAAGCAAGAATTCCTTGAGTGATGGAGAGTGCCACAAGCGAGGATTACAAAAAGACGGTCAAGATAATGATGAGGAACAGTCGGAAGGTGGTTTGACATGTCACAATTccaacaaaacctggaaatgttctcattgTAGGAAAGCTTTTGCTACAATGAGCAATTTCAAACGACACGTGAAAATACATacag gtTGGTCATTCTCAAGCAATGATTAA